In one window of Arachis ipaensis cultivar K30076 chromosome B06, Araip1.1, whole genome shotgun sequence DNA:
- the LOC107605698 gene encoding protein OSB1, mitochondrial, translating to MNSKLLRLIPLFLTKPKFPASLPYSPSQQRCFPFSTATPETTSFKECRRFTHSFDDDAVSGTSAAYSHTLKFQRPSTIDWHRGIENNASFIGTVTRQPKPVSSKNGCFGVFTVLKISNPRCVDSHSSNLRVVLSMWDRLAEIALKHLKANDFIYVSGSLRSYTKVDHSGNDNVNYQLVAKELDFVARKIGHEGHKRLESIEAADSIQNNQNRLHLWHVFFSNPYEWWDHRKSKYNTKQPDFKHKDTGEVLWLSKYDPPWVRKQLELLDSKIAEGRVMRPHSRVRTWVYDE from the exons ATGAACTCGAAACTCCTCCGTCTCATTCCACTCTTcttaaccaaaccaaaatttcCAGCTTCGTTACCTTATTCTCCTTCTCAACAGAGGTGTTTTCCGTTCTCCACTGCAACTCCCGAAACGACGTCGTTCAAGGAGTGTCGCAGATTCACGCACTCGTTTGATGACGATGCCGTTTCGGGAACCAGCGCCGCGTACAGCCACACGCTGAAGTTCCAACGACCATCGACTATCGATTGGCATCGAGGGATTGAGAACAACGCTTCCTTCATTGGAACCGTCACGCGCCAGCCGAAACCCGTTAGCTCCAAAAACGGTTGTTTCGGTGTTTTCACTGTGTTGAAGATTTCGAATCCGAGATGCGTTGATTCTCATAGCTCCAACTTaag GGTGGTCTTGTCTATGTGGGATCGGTTAGCGGAAATTGCTTTGAAACATTTGAAAGCGAATGATTTTATATATGTCTCAGGTTCTTTGCGTTCTTACACCAAAGTTGATCATAGTGGAAATGACAATGTTAACTATCAG CTAGTTGCGAAGGAGCTGGATTTTGTTGCTCGAAAAATAGGCCATGAGGGGCACAAAAGATTAGAATCTATTGAAG CTGCAGATAGTATCCAAAATAATCAAAATCGACTTCACCTATGGCATGTGTTTTTTTCCAATCCATATGAGTGGTGGGATCATAGAAAGAGCAAATATAACACAAAACAGCCTGATTTTAAACACAAGGATACTGGTGAAGTTCTGTGGTTGAGTAAATATGATCCTCCATGGGTAAGAAAACAACTTGAATTGCTTGACTCGAAAATTGCAGAAGGAAGAGTTATGCGTCCTCATTCTCGTGTGAGAACTTGGGTTTATGATGAGTAG
- the LOC107605697 gene encoding mitogen-activated protein kinase kinase kinase 5 has translation MPPIISRKPSSPPSCVVHDHHDERTKKKQSNYERSKTCNSINTNVLDEVKHVTRQRKLVRHLKDKEVFGLLHLHSTVNCSCSSSPELPVSSKSCSRGGSSSISCGHWSISAVPQPLPLPESTGLGLGHVHLLGSPSTEHPNFALTLRKTVNHGALTCTKPSSNLDRPSAELTTIAKAKNNLRVHIPAKSFLAGNSSCKIPPSLCHYDENDDDDCVSISGLSMHVAAKSAPSSVFSSPVTSPHGSNNNPQHFFDHHTINNFLQQFNDNVLNLDHHHHHHHLPQANNNKNNVHICPASLSTAYSSNPKHNHVDAHPLPLPPRVLSSMILHQPSPSSMKGQWQKGKLIGRGTFGSVYHATNLETGASCAMKEVDIIPDDPTSAECIKQLEQEIKILHQLHHPNIVQYYGSEIVGDHLYIYMEYVHPGSVNKFIREHCGAMTESVVRNFTRHILSGLAYLHSTKTIHRDIKGANLLVNESGIVKLADFGMAKILSGNSYELSLKGSPYWMAPEVMKAAIKNESNPDVAMGIDIWSLGCTIIEMLSGKPPWSDLEGPSAMFKVLQSTPPIPESLSSVGKDFLQQCFRRDPADRPSAAMLLNHPFLHNFHDQDNPLIHPHLNLCHKGDQGQGDNSSSPKDNTKNRHDVLPASMSTKIFNKTQKLMGAEESKHIIIASHHNLQSSVKAGTFNYLSLAKSSNLSSLPHSNLKHVMS, from the exons ATGCCTCCAATAATTTCACGCAAACCATCATCACCACCATCATGTGTTGTGCATGATCATCATGATGAAAGAACCAAGAAGAAACAAAGCAACTATGAGAGATCAAAAACATGTAACAGTATCAACACCAACGTTCTTGATGAGGTTAAGCATGTTACAAGGCAGAGGAAGTTGGTTAGGCACCTTAAGGACAAAGAAGTCTTTGGTTTGTTGCATTTGCACTCCACAGTCAattgttcttgttcttcttcgCCGGAGTTGCCCGTGTCGTCGAAGTCCTGCTCGCGAGGCGGCAGTTCTAGCATCAGCTGCGGACACTGGTCTATTTCTGCTGTGCCGCAGCCGTTGCCACTCCCC GAGTCAACGGGCCTCGGATTAGGCCATGTCCACCTGCTTGGATCTCCTTCCACAGAACATCCTAATTTTGCTTTGACTTTGAG GAAAACAGTGAATCATGGTGCATTGACATGTACAAAACCTTCAAGCAATTTGGATAGACCCTCTGCAGAGCTTACAACTATAGCAAAAGCAAAAAATAATCTGAGAGTGCACATTCCAGCTAAAAGTTTCTTGGCAG GGAATAGTTCATGCAAAATTCCCCCATCATTGTGTCATTatgatgaaaatgatgatgatgattgtgtGAGTATTTCTGGTTTGAGCATGCATGTTGCTGCTAAGAGTGCTCCATCAAGTGTCTTCTCTAGTCCAGTCACTAGTCCACATGGATCAAACAACAATCCACAACATTTCTTTGATCATCACACCATCAATAATTTCCTTCAACAATTCAATGACAATGTTTTGAATttggatcatcatcatcatcatcaccacctACCACAAgctaataataacaaaaataatgttCATATTTGCCCTGCTAGCTTAAGTACTGCTTATTCTTCTAATCCCAAACATAACCATGTTGATGCACATCCCTTGCCACTTCCTCCTAGAGTTTTATCATCAATGATCCTACATCAACCATCACCTTCTTCAATGAAAGGCCAATGGCAGAAAGGGAAACTAATCGGTCGCGGAACCTTTGGAAGTGTTTATCATGCAACCAACCT AGAAACTGGAGCTTCTTGTGCAATGAAGGAAGTGGATATAATTCCTGATGATCCTACATCTGCTGAGTGCATAAAGCAACTAGAACAG GAAATCAAAATCCTTCATCAACTACACCACCCCAATATAGTGCAGTATTATGGAAGTGAAATA GTTGGTGATCATTTGTACATATATATGGAGTATGTTCATCCAGGATCAGTTAATAAATTTATTAGGGAGCATTGTGGAGCTATGACAGAATCTGTAGTTCGAAATTTCACAAGACACATTCTCTCTGGATTGGCCTACTTACATAGCACCAAGACTATTCACAG GGATATCAAAGGTGCAAACTTGCTTGTTAATGAATCTGGCATTGTCAAGCTTGCAGATTTTGGGATGGCCAAAATT CTTTCAGGGAATTCATATGAACTTTCTTTGAAGGGAAGTCCTTATTGGATGGCTCCTGAG GTGATGAAAGCTGCCATTAAGAATGAATCAAATCCTGATGTTGCCATGGGCATTGATATATGGAGCTTAGGCTGCACTATTATTGAAATGTTGTCAGGAAAGCCTCCTTGGAGTGACCTTGAAGGG CCATCAGCAATGTTCAAGGTACTACAGAGCACACCACCAATACCAGAGAGTTTATCATCAGTGGGAAAGGATTTCCTGCAGCAATGTTTCAGAAGGGACCCTGCTGATAGACCTTCTGCAGCAATGCTTCTTAACCATCCCTTTCTCCACAACTTTCATGATCAAGATAATCCTCTAATTCATCCTCATTTAAATTTGTGTCacaaaggagaccaaggacaagga GATAATTCGTCTAGTCCCAAAGATAATACCAAAAATAGACATGATGTATTGCCAGCCTCCATGAGCACAAAGATTTTCAACAAAACTCAGAAATTAATGGG TGCTGAGGAATCTAAACACATTATTATAGCTTCCCATCACAATCTTCAATCTTCAGTTAAAGCTGGCACCTTCAATTACTTGTCTCTTGCAAAGTCCAGCAACCTGTCATCCCTGCCTCACTCAAATTTGAAGCATGTCATGAGCTGA
- the LOC107605700 gene encoding probable disease resistance protein At4g33300 translates to MALNDFFAGEIATELMKMLISISRKSLLCRTSADQLRTYINELLPTIQEIKYSGVELPADRQRQLDRFSEILRSGVELSHKVLNSNRWNVYKNLQLAKKMEKLEKTVSRFVQGPMQAHILADVHHSRVEMAERLDRVDASHQRLEQYFSAMKIGVGGGGWIEEAVSSMEVDESGVEGNLGNLGVGLELGKKKVKEMVIGRNDIWVVGICGIGGSGKTTLAREVCKDEQVRSHFKERILFLTVSQSPNVEQLRAKIWGFIMGNQGFISSNYVVPQRMPQTECRSEVQRLIVLDDVWSLSVLEHLVCRVHGCKFIVVSRERFPTIFNATYEVELLSKEEALALFCHHAFGQKSIPLDADRNLVNQVVTECGRLPLALKVIGASLRDQTEMFWASVKNRLSQGQSIGESYEINLIDRMAISTNHLPEMIKECFLDLCSFPEDKKIPLDVLTNMWVEIHDIDQKEAFAIVVELSNKNLLTLVKEARAGGMYSSCFEISITQHDILRDLALNLSNRSSIRERRRLVMPKREDDGRLPKQWLRYKDRPFEAQIVSVHTGEMKEEDWCHLEFPNAEVLIINFTSNEYYLPPFIAKMPNLRSLIIINYSASYASLHNVSVFQNLTNLRSLWLEKVSTPQLSGTIMKSLGKLFIVLCKLNNSLEGKEANLAQAFPNLSELTLDHCDDVTELPSSICEIHSLQNLSLTNCHNLTKLPSELGKLRSLGILRLYACPELKSLPSSICDMIKLKYIDISQCVNLAMFPNEIGKLVNLEKIDMRECPMIKSLPKSTVSLKNLRLVICDEEVQEVWNEVEKAKPNLHIKVSEQYYDLDWLKE, encoded by the exons ATGGCTCTGAACGACTTCTTCGCCGGCGAGATCGCGACGGAGCTCATGAAGATGCTGATAAGCATATCACGCAAGTCACTCCTCTGCAGAACAAGCGCTGATCAGCTCAGAACTTACATCAACGAATTACTCCCTACCATTCAAGAGATCAAGTACTCCGGCGTCGAGCTTCCCGCCGATAGGCAGCGTCAGCTCGACCGCTTTTCCGAGATTCTTCGCTCCGGCGTCGAGCTCTCACATAAG GTTCTTAATTCGAACCGGTGGAACGTGTACAAGAACTTGCAGCTAGCGAAGAAGATGGAGAAGCTTGAGAAGACCGTGTCACGGTTTGTGCAAGGTCCAATGCAGGCTCACATATTGGCTGATGTGCACCACTCCCGTGTTGAGATGGCCGAGAGGCTCGACCGGGTCGATGCGTCACACCAGAGGCTAGAGCAGTACTTTAGTGCCATGAAGATAGGAGTGGGAGGAGGAGGGTGGATAGAGGAGGCTGTGAGCAGCATGGAGGTGGATGAGAGTGGGGTGGAGGGTAATTTGGGGAATTTAGGTGTAGGTTTGGAACTTGGAAAGAAGAAGGTTAAGGAAATGGTAATTGGAAGGAATGATATTTGGGTTGTTGGGATTTGTGGGATTGGTGGCTCAGGGAAGACTACACTTGCTAGAGAAGTATGCAAAGATGAACAAGTCAGAA GTCATTTCAAGGAAAGAATCTTGTTCCTAACAGTGTCACAATCTCCAAATGTGGAGCAACTAAGAGCAAAGATATGGGGTTTCATTATGGGAAATCAAGGCTTCAtaagttcaaattatgttgttccTCAAAGAATGCCACAAACTGAATGCAGGAGTGAAGTTCAAAGATTGATTGTTCTTGATGATGTTTGGTCCCTCTCTGTGTTAGAACATCTTGTGTGCAGAGTACATGGTTGCAAGTTCATTGTGGTTTCGAGAGAGAGATTTCCAACAATTTTCAATGCTACTTATGAAGTGGAATTGCTGAGTAAAGAGGAAGCATTAGCTTTGTTCTGTCACCATGCTTTTGGTCAAAAATCAATTCCTTTAGATGCTGATAGGAATTTGGTCAACCAG GTTGTGACTGAATGTGGAAGGCTTCCGTTAGCTCTTAAAGTGATCGGAGCTTCGTTGCGCGATCAGACCGAGATGTTCTGGGCTAGTGTCAAGAACAGGCTATCTCAAGGACAAAGCATTGGTGAATCCTATGAAATCAACCTCATTGATAGAATGGCAATCAGCACAAATCACTTACCAGAAATGATCAAAGAATGCTTCTTAGATCTTTGTTCATTCCCTGAGGATAAGAAGATTCCACTAGATGTTCTCACTAATATGTGGGTTGAAATCCATGATATTGATCAGAAAGAAGCTTTTGCAATTGTTGTGGAGCTCTCAAACAAGAATCTTCTCACATTAGTGAAAGAGGCTCG TGCTGGTGGCATGTATAGCAGCTGCTTTGAGATCTCCATTACCCAGCATGATATACTGAGAGACCTTGCTCTTAATTTGAGCAATCGCAGCAGCATCCGTGAACGCCGCCGATTAGTTATGCCTAAACGGGAAGATGACGGCCGACTGCCTAAACAATGGTTGAGATATAAGGACAGGCCATTTGAGGCTCAGATCGTTTCAGTTCACACAG GTGAAATGAAAGAAGAAGATTGGTGTCACCTTGAGTTTCCTAATGCCGAAGTTTTGATCATCAATTTCACATCCAATGAATACTACTTACCTCCCTTCATTGCAAAAATGCCAAATTTGAGGTCATTAATTATCATAAACTATAGTGCATCATATGCTTCCCTTCACAATGTATCAGTTTTTCAGAATTTGACCAATCTTAGAAGCCTTTGGCTTGAAAAAGTTTCAACCCCTCAATTATCAGGCACTATAATGAAAAGCTTAGGGAAATTATTCATAGTCCTATGCAAATTAAATAATAGTTTAGAGGGTAAAGAAGCAAACCTAGCACAAGCATTTCCCAACCTAAGTGAACTCACTCTTGATCATTGTGATGATGTTACTGAATTACCCTCAAGCATTTGTGAGATACATTCACTTCAAAACTTGAGTCTCACAAACTGTCACAATTTGACCAAATTGCCCTCAGAACTAGGCAAGCTAAGATCACTTGGGATACTAAGACTATATGCTTGTCCAGAACTGAAATCACTTCCTAGTAGCATATGTGACATGATTAAGTTGAAGTATATAGACATATCTCAATGTGTTAACCTTGCAATGTTCCCTAATGAGATTGGAAAATTGGTGAATTTAGAGAAGATTGACATGAGGGAATGCCCTATGATTAAGAGTTTACCAAAGTCAACAGTGTCATTGAAGAATCTGAGGCTTGTGATATGTGATGAGGAGGTACAAGAGGTTTGGAATGAGGTTGAGAAGGCAAAACCAAATCTCCACATTAAAGTCTCAGAGCAATACTATGATTTGGATTGGCTTAAAGAGTGA
- the LOC107605701 gene encoding probable disease resistance protein At4g33300, with translation MALTELISNELTGELLRNLVTISRKSILCRGSADQLITYITELLPTIQEIKYSGVELPQPRQQQLHRLSEILHSGVELAHKVLNSSRWNVYKNFQLAKKMEKLENTVSKFIEGPMQTHILADVHHTRFEMAERFDRIEASNRRLEQYFVTMKMGGMGGGGWVEEAVRSMEIAEGSLGNSRVGLELGKKKVKEMLVGRNDLWVVGISGIGGSGKTTLARDVCRDEQVQFSFKERILFLTVSQSPNVEQLRARIWGFIMGNQNLNPNYVIPQWMPQFDCKTETRNLIVLDDVWSLSVLQQLVCRIPGCKFLVVSREKFQICNATYEVELLSEEDALSLFCHHAFGQKSIPVAANENLVMQVVTECGRLPLALKVIGASLRDQNEMFWEGVKTRLSQGQSIGESYQNNLIERMAISVNFLPEKIKKCFLDLCSFPEDKKIPLDILINMWAEMHDICQTEAFTIVVELSNKNLLTLVKEARAGDMYSSCFEISVTQHDILRDLALNMSNCDSICERRRLVMPKREASGLPKEWLRYKDKPFEAQIVSIHTGEMKEKDWCNLEFPKAEVLIINFSSSEYFLPPFIQSMPNLKTLIIINYSASYACLHNMSVFENLTNLKSLWLEKVSTPELSGIVMKNLSKLCLVLCKINNSLEGKELKEADLSRIFPNLTELTLDHCDDVTDLPSSICEIHSLQNLSLTNCHNLTKLPAELGQLRSLEILRLYACPDLKSLPLSICNMIRLKYIDISQCVNLACFPNEIGKLVNLEKIDMRECSMIRSIPKSALSLKNLRLVICDEEVQDMWIDVQKAKPKEFHIQVSEQQYDLDWLKD, from the exons ATGGCCCTGACGGAGTTAATTAGCAACGAGCTCACCGGCGAGCTCCTCCGGAATCTCGTAACCATCTCTCGCAAATCCATTCTCTGCCGTGGAAGTGCAGATCAGCTCATAACTTACATAACTGAACTCCTTCCAACCATACAAGAGATCAAATACTCCGGCGTTGAACTCCCTCAGCCACGTCAGCAACAGCTTCACCGCCTCTCCGAGATCCTCCACTCCGGTGTCGAACTCGCTCACAAG GTTCTGAATTCGAGCCGTTGGAATGTGTACAAGAACTTTCAGCTAGCTAAAAAGATGGAGAAGCTTGAGAACACGGTATCAAAGTTCATAGAGGGTCCGATGCAGACTCACATACTTGCTGATGTGCACCACACGCGGTTCGAGATGGCGGAGCGGTTCGACCGGATCGAGGCATCGAACCGGAGGCTGGAGCAGTACTTTGTGACCATGAAGATGGGGGGGATGGGAGGTGGAGGGTGGGTCGAGGAGGCTGTGAGGAGCATGGAGATTGCTGAGGGTAGTTTAGGGAATTCACGTGTGGGTTTGGAGCTTGGGAAGAAGAAAGTCAAGGAGATGCTTGTTGGGAGGAATGATCTTTGGGTGGTTGGGATTTCTGGTATTGGTGGCTCAGGGAAGACCACTCTTGCTAGAGATGTTTGCAGAGATGAACAAGTTCAAT TTTCTTTCAAGGAGAGAATCTTGTTTTTGACTGTGTCACAGTCCCCAAATGTGGAGCAGCTAAGAGCAAGGATCTGGGGGTTCATTATGGGGAATCAAAACTTGAATCCAAATTATGTGATTCCCCAATGGATGCCGCAATTCGATTGCAAAACCGAAACTCGAAACCTTATTGTTCTTGATGATGTCTGGTCACTCTCTGTGCTGCAACAGCTTGTGTGCAGAATACCTGGCTGCAAATTCCTTGTTGTTTCCAGAGAGAAATTCCAAATTTGTAATGCCACTTATGAGGTGGAACTGTTGAGTGAAGAGGATGCACTATCTTTGTTCTGTCATCATGCTTTTGGACAGAAATCAATCCCTGTAGCTGCTAATGAGAATCTAGTAATGCAG GTTGTGACAGAGTGTGGAAGGCTTCCACTGGCTCTTAAAGTGATTGGAGCTTCTTTGAGAGATCAGAATGAAATGTTTTGGGAAGGCGTCAAAACAAGGCTATCTCAAGGCCAAAGCATTGGGGAATCTTACCAAAACAATCTGATTGAGAGAATGGCAATCAGTGTAAACTTCCTGCCAGAGAAGATCAAGAAATGCTTCTTGGACCTTTGTTCATTTCCTGAGGACAAGAAAATCCCTCTGGACATCCTCATCAATATGTGGGCCGAAATGCATGATATCTGCCAAACCGAAGCCTTTACCATAGTCGTTGAGCTTTCAAACAAGAATCTTCTCACCTTGGTGAAAGAGGCGCG TGCTGGGGACATGTATAGCAGTTGCTTTGAGATATCTGTTACTCAACATGATATACTCAGAGACCTTGCGCTCAATATGAGCAACTGCGACAGCATTTGTGAACGCCGGCGATTGGTTATGCCAAAGCGAGAAGCAAGTGGTCTCCCTAAAGAGTGGTTGAGATACAAGGATAAACCATTTGAGGCTCAGATTGTCTCAATTCACACGG GTGAAATGAAAGAAAAGGATTGGTGCAACCTTGAGTTTCCCAAGGCTGAAGTTCTGATTATTAATTTTTCATCCAGTGAATACTTCCTACCTCCCTTCATTCAATCAATGCCAAATCTGAAGACATTGATTATAATAAACTACAGTGCTTCTTATGCATGCCTTCACAATATGTCAGTTTTTGAGAATTTGACAAACTTGAAGAGTCTCTGGCTTGAAAAGGTTTCCACTCCAGAGTTATCAGGCATTGTGATGAAAAACCTAAGCAAATTATGTCTAGTCCTTTGCAAGATCAATAACAGTTTGGAGGGGAAAGAACTCAAAGAAGCAGACCTATCTAGAATCTTCCCAAACCTCACCGAACTCACTCTTGATCACTGTGATGATGTAACTGATCTTCCCTCAAGCATCTGTGAAATACATTCCCTGCAGAACTTGAGTCTAACAAATTGTCACAATCTGACAAAACTACCTGCCGAATTGGGGCAACTGCGATCGCTTGAGATCCTCCGGCTATACGCATGTCCGGATTTGAAGTCCCTTCCTCTGAGCATATGTAATATGATTAGGTTGAAGTACATAGACATTTCTCAATGTGTTAACCTGGCATGCTTCCCTAATGAGATTGGTAAGTTGGTCAATTTGGAGAAGATTGACATGAGGGAATGCTCCATGATTAGGAGCATACCAAAGTCTGCATTGTCATTGAAGAATCTAAGGCTTGTGATTTGTGATGAGGAGGTACAAGATATGTGGATAGATGTTCAAAAGGCCAAACCAAAAGAATTTCATATTCAAGTATCTGAACAGCAATATGATCTGGATTGGCTAAAAGATTGA